In Oncorhynchus gorbuscha isolate QuinsamMale2020 ecotype Even-year unplaced genomic scaffold, OgorEven_v1.0 Un_scaffold_1080, whole genome shotgun sequence, a single genomic region encodes these proteins:
- the LOC124021187 gene encoding NACHT, LRR and PYD domains-containing protein 12-like isoform X1: MVKTLQKLHILFCLFNRDVSDSNVVKLSNKLKATLKKKYQSPPGGETEHLFYIHCDLHYPPGESGEVNQHEYIQIKPTFRKRRQWRCSPLGLYFDSELDDERVRIALTKGVSGIGKTSQVRMIILNWAEGKGNQQCTLIFPLPFRELNLLKERLSLIELLYKFFPELKEPGIYNLENFRVGFILDGLDEFRRPLDFKNSPIVTDLTEPSSVPTLLTNLINGNLLPSAAHIWITSRPEAVHHIPLQYINEVTEIEGFTDSQKEEFFRRATIHTDQANAIIHHLKCSKSLYVLCQIPIICSISASVLVRQTWLSDKEYDPGALTPMYTDLLALLQTQNPNTQKMAIKLGELAFKQLVKGNTVVYREDLQECDINCDEGSEFAKVSIPIFREDIGLHQKKIYYFGHTTIQEFFAAMWFNRSCNSPDENLRNAVDMALQSKNGKLDLFLRFLLSFSQSFIQSIAEAGYNSSETLTETVEYIKKKVMENPASPRTLNLLNCLTELGDSSLETDGVSFLNTGIPPDAKYPRAHWSDLAAVLLASESGPIDMLGLEVKKRGDEELLRMLPVIKASQTATLSYHKLTEKSCECLASALTSKVSNLKTLDLSFNTLKDSGVQLLAAGLAKPHCRLERLKLSGCRVKRNGFAALAKALKSNPSHLRELDLSGNEPGESGVFHLVDGLKVVNCKLQILKLSNCKLGLELSRALAVLLIDNPRHLRELDVSMNDLGDRGVKMLMDILKSTQIYKLELYCCQLTEKCCENMIRCLVNIPSLRELNLSNNNLKDVGVKMLCKAFRLPACQLEKLILASCGITLVRGFHFNSILKELDISRNHLGDSDDWADVLFCLSSFETLRVSDCKLTEKCCGELVEALSSNLTDLKELDLSGNDLGDRGVKTLYMGLTSRCCTLERLFLRCCGITVKGCSSLAVALKSSRSSITELGLMGNDTGEEGLRILIDIRDNQRYKLQTLEYVLVPSKRTTMLVWIRWPDSRCRILQPARPGCYQRARFVRPVYRQDNAVKVGIPHPFHHGSGMRAS, translated from the exons ATGGTTAAAACCCTTCAGAAATTACATATATTGTTTTGTCTATTTAACAGGGATGTCTCTGACTCCAATGTGGTAAAACTCAGCAATAAGCTCAAAGCCACCCTGAAGAAAAAGTACCAAAGTCCGCCAGGGGGGGAAACTGAGCATCTATTTTATATTCATTGTGATCTCCACTATCCACCTGGTGAAAGTGGAGAGGTGAACCAACATGAGTACATTCAAATTAAGCCAACTTTCAGGAAGAGACGCCAATGGAGATGCTCACCCTTAGGCTTATACTTTGATTCTGAACTAGACGACGAGCGAGTCAGAATAGCGCTGACAAAGGGCGTCTCTGGTATTGGCAAAACTAGCCAGGTGCGGATGATTATTCTTAACTGGGCAGAGGGAAAAGGAAACCAGCAATGTACTCTCATATTTCCCCTTCCTTTCCGGGAGCTGAATTTGCTGAAGGAGAGACTGAGTCTGATTGAACTTCTTTACAAATTTTTCCCAGAATTGAAAGAACCTGGCATTTACAACTTGGAGAACTTCAGAGTTGGGTTCATTCTTGACGGGCTGGATGAATTTCGACGTCCTCTCGACTTCAAGAACAGCCCGATAGTGACCGATCTCACAGAGCCCTCCTCCGTGCCGACACTGCTGACAAACCTTATTAACGGTAACCTTCTTCCCTCCGCCGCTCACATATGGATTACATCCAGACCTGAAGCAGTCCATCACATCCCTCTTCAGTACATCAACGAAGTGACAGAAATCGAAGGCTTCACGGACTCTCAGAAAGAGGAGTTCTTCAGGAGAGCAACCATTCACACGGACCAGGCCAATGCAATTATCCACCACTTGAAGTGCTCAAAAAGCCTCTATGTTTTGTGCCAGATACCTATTATCTGTTCGATTTCTGCATCAGTCCTCGTTAGACAGACATGGCTATCCGATAAAGAATATGACCCCGGAGCTCTGACTCCAATGTACACTGACCTACTCGCTCTGTTGCAAACACAGAATCCGAATACCCAGAAGATGGCTATTAAATTGGGGGAACTAGCCTTTAAGCAGTTGGTGAAAGGCAACACGGTTGTCTACAGGGAAGACCTACAAGAGTGCGACATTAACTGTGATGAGGGGTCAGAGTTTGCAAAAGTAAGCATACCCATCTTCAGGGAGGATATTGGGCTGCACCAAAAGAAGATCTACTACTTTGGGCATACCACCATTCAGGAGTTCTTTGCTGCAATGTGGTTTAATCGATCCTGCAACAGCCCAGATGAAAACCTGAGGAATGCAGTGGACATGGCCTTGCAGAGCAAAAACGGAAAGCTGGACCTCTTCCTCCGGTTCCTCCTCAGCTTCTCGCAGAGCTTCATCCAGTCAATCGCAGAGGCCGGCTACAACTCGTCGGAGACACTGACGGAAACGGTAGAGTACATCAAGAAGAAGGTTATGGAGAATCCCGCTTCACCGAGGACCCTCAACCTGCTGAACTGCCTGACGGAACTGGGTGACAGCTCTTTAGAAACTGATGGTGTGAGCTTTCTCAATACGGGAATCCCCCCAGATGCCAAATACCCACGTGCACATTGGTCTGACCTGGCCGCTGTGTTATTGGCATCGGAGTCTGGGCCAATAGACATGCTTGGGTTGGAAGTAAAGAAGAGAGGAGACGAGGAACTTCTGAGGATGCTGCCAGTGATCAAAGCTTCCCAGACAGCCAC GCTGTCATATCACAAACTAACAGAGAAATCCTGTGAATGTCTGGCCTCGGCGCTCACCTCAAAGGTCTCCAATCTGAAAACTCTGGACCTGAGTTTCAACACGCTGAAGGACTCGGGAGTGCAGCTGTTGGCGGCCGGCTTGGCCAAGCCACACTGCCGACTGGAGAGACTGAAACTGTCCGGCTGCAGGGTGAAACGGAATGGCTTTGCAGCTCTGGCCAAAGCTCTCAAATCCAACCCCTCGCACCTGCGAGAGCTGGATCTGAGCGGAAACGAACCGGGAGAATCGGGGGTGTTTCATCTCGTTGACGGACTGAAGGTTGTCAATTGCAAACTGCAGATCCTGAA GCTCTCAAACTGCAAGCTGGGCCTGGAGCTGAGTCGCGCTCTGGCGGTGTTGCTGATAGACAACCCCAGACACCTGCGAGAGCTGGACGTCAGCATGAACGACCTGGGAGACCGGGGGGTGAAGATGCTCATGGACATACTGAAGTCAACCCAGATATACAAACTGGA GTTGTACTGTTGTCAGCTCACTGAGAAATGCTGTGAGAACATGATTAGGTGTCTGGTGAACATCCCCAGTCTGAGGGAGCTCAACCTGAGCAACAATAACCTGAAGGACGTGGGGGTCAAGATGCTCTGCAAAGCCTTCAGGCTGCCCGCCTGTCAACTGGAGAAACTCAT TTTGGCGAGCTGTGGCATCACCCTAGTCAGAGGGTTTCATTTCAACTCTATCCTCAAAGAGCTGGACATCAGCAGGAACCATCTGGGCGACTCGGATGACTGGGCCGATGTCTTGTTCTGCTTGTCTTCATTTGAGACCCTCAG GGTGAGTGACTGTAAACTGACAGAGAAATGCTGTGGGGAGCTGGTTGAAGCTCTCAGCTCCAACCTCACCGACCTGAAAGAGCTGGATCTCTCTGGAAACGACCTGGGAGACCGCGGTGTGAAGACTCTCTACATGGGACTGACGTCCAGGTGTTGTACACTGGAGAGACTGTT tctgagATGCTGTGGGATCACAGTAAAGGGCTGCTCCTCCCTAGCCGTAGCCCTGAAGTCCAGCCGCTCCAGCATCACAGAACTGGGCTTGATGGGAAACGACACGGGAGAAGAAGGACTGAGAATTCTCATTGACATAAGGGACAATCAACGCTATAAACTACAGACTCTAGAGTATGTCCTGGTGCCATCAAAGCGTACAACGAT
- the LOC124021187 gene encoding NACHT, LRR and PYD domains-containing protein 12-like isoform X3: MVKTLQKLHILFCLFNRDVSDSNVVKLSNKLKATLKKKYQSPPGGETEHLFYIHCDLHYPPGESGEVNQHEYIQIKPTFRKRRQWRCSPLGLYFDSELDDERVRIALTKGVSGIGKTSQVRMIILNWAEGKGNQQCTLIFPLPFRELNLLKERLSLIELLYKFFPELKEPGIYNLENFRVGFILDGLDEFRRPLDFKNSPIVTDLTEPSSVPTLLTNLINGNLLPSAAHIWITSRPEAVHHIPLQYINEVTEIEGFTDSQKEEFFRRATIHTDQANAIIHHLKCSKSLYVLCQIPIICSISASVLVRQTWLSDKEYDPGALTPMYTDLLALLQTQNPNTQKMAIKLGELAFKQLVKGNTVVYREDLQECDINCDEGSEFAKVSIPIFREDIGLHQKKIYYFGHTTIQEFFAAMWFNRSCNSPDENLRNAVDMALQSKNGKLDLFLRFLLSFSQSFIQSIAEAGYNSSETLTETVEYIKKKVMENPASPRTLNLLNCLTELGDSSLETDGVSFLNTGIPPDAKYPRAHWSDLAAVLLASESGPIDMLGLEVKKRGDEELLRMLPVIKASQTATLSYHKLTEKSCECLASALTSKVSNLKTLDLSFNTLKDSGVQLLAAGLAKPHCRLERLKLSGCRVKRNGFAALAKALKSNPSHLRELDLSGNEPGESGVFHLVDGLKVVNCKLQILKLSNCKLGLELSRALAVLLIDNPRHLRELDVSMNDLGDRGVKMLMDILKSTQIYKLELYCCQLTEKCCENMIRCLVNIPSLRELNLSNNNLKDVGVKMLCKAFRLPACQLEKLILASCGITLVRGFHFNSILKELDISRNHLGDSDDWADVLFCLSSFETLRVSDCKLTEKCCGELVEALSSNLTDLKELDLSGNDLGDRGVKTLYMGLTSRCCTLERLFLRCCGITVKGCSSLAVALKSSRSSITELGLMGNDTGEEGLRILIDIRDNQRYKLQTLEYVLVPSKRTTIIND; this comes from the exons ATGGTTAAAACCCTTCAGAAATTACATATATTGTTTTGTCTATTTAACAGGGATGTCTCTGACTCCAATGTGGTAAAACTCAGCAATAAGCTCAAAGCCACCCTGAAGAAAAAGTACCAAAGTCCGCCAGGGGGGGAAACTGAGCATCTATTTTATATTCATTGTGATCTCCACTATCCACCTGGTGAAAGTGGAGAGGTGAACCAACATGAGTACATTCAAATTAAGCCAACTTTCAGGAAGAGACGCCAATGGAGATGCTCACCCTTAGGCTTATACTTTGATTCTGAACTAGACGACGAGCGAGTCAGAATAGCGCTGACAAAGGGCGTCTCTGGTATTGGCAAAACTAGCCAGGTGCGGATGATTATTCTTAACTGGGCAGAGGGAAAAGGAAACCAGCAATGTACTCTCATATTTCCCCTTCCTTTCCGGGAGCTGAATTTGCTGAAGGAGAGACTGAGTCTGATTGAACTTCTTTACAAATTTTTCCCAGAATTGAAAGAACCTGGCATTTACAACTTGGAGAACTTCAGAGTTGGGTTCATTCTTGACGGGCTGGATGAATTTCGACGTCCTCTCGACTTCAAGAACAGCCCGATAGTGACCGATCTCACAGAGCCCTCCTCCGTGCCGACACTGCTGACAAACCTTATTAACGGTAACCTTCTTCCCTCCGCCGCTCACATATGGATTACATCCAGACCTGAAGCAGTCCATCACATCCCTCTTCAGTACATCAACGAAGTGACAGAAATCGAAGGCTTCACGGACTCTCAGAAAGAGGAGTTCTTCAGGAGAGCAACCATTCACACGGACCAGGCCAATGCAATTATCCACCACTTGAAGTGCTCAAAAAGCCTCTATGTTTTGTGCCAGATACCTATTATCTGTTCGATTTCTGCATCAGTCCTCGTTAGACAGACATGGCTATCCGATAAAGAATATGACCCCGGAGCTCTGACTCCAATGTACACTGACCTACTCGCTCTGTTGCAAACACAGAATCCGAATACCCAGAAGATGGCTATTAAATTGGGGGAACTAGCCTTTAAGCAGTTGGTGAAAGGCAACACGGTTGTCTACAGGGAAGACCTACAAGAGTGCGACATTAACTGTGATGAGGGGTCAGAGTTTGCAAAAGTAAGCATACCCATCTTCAGGGAGGATATTGGGCTGCACCAAAAGAAGATCTACTACTTTGGGCATACCACCATTCAGGAGTTCTTTGCTGCAATGTGGTTTAATCGATCCTGCAACAGCCCAGATGAAAACCTGAGGAATGCAGTGGACATGGCCTTGCAGAGCAAAAACGGAAAGCTGGACCTCTTCCTCCGGTTCCTCCTCAGCTTCTCGCAGAGCTTCATCCAGTCAATCGCAGAGGCCGGCTACAACTCGTCGGAGACACTGACGGAAACGGTAGAGTACATCAAGAAGAAGGTTATGGAGAATCCCGCTTCACCGAGGACCCTCAACCTGCTGAACTGCCTGACGGAACTGGGTGACAGCTCTTTAGAAACTGATGGTGTGAGCTTTCTCAATACGGGAATCCCCCCAGATGCCAAATACCCACGTGCACATTGGTCTGACCTGGCCGCTGTGTTATTGGCATCGGAGTCTGGGCCAATAGACATGCTTGGGTTGGAAGTAAAGAAGAGAGGAGACGAGGAACTTCTGAGGATGCTGCCAGTGATCAAAGCTTCCCAGACAGCCAC GCTGTCATATCACAAACTAACAGAGAAATCCTGTGAATGTCTGGCCTCGGCGCTCACCTCAAAGGTCTCCAATCTGAAAACTCTGGACCTGAGTTTCAACACGCTGAAGGACTCGGGAGTGCAGCTGTTGGCGGCCGGCTTGGCCAAGCCACACTGCCGACTGGAGAGACTGAAACTGTCCGGCTGCAGGGTGAAACGGAATGGCTTTGCAGCTCTGGCCAAAGCTCTCAAATCCAACCCCTCGCACCTGCGAGAGCTGGATCTGAGCGGAAACGAACCGGGAGAATCGGGGGTGTTTCATCTCGTTGACGGACTGAAGGTTGTCAATTGCAAACTGCAGATCCTGAA GCTCTCAAACTGCAAGCTGGGCCTGGAGCTGAGTCGCGCTCTGGCGGTGTTGCTGATAGACAACCCCAGACACCTGCGAGAGCTGGACGTCAGCATGAACGACCTGGGAGACCGGGGGGTGAAGATGCTCATGGACATACTGAAGTCAACCCAGATATACAAACTGGA GTTGTACTGTTGTCAGCTCACTGAGAAATGCTGTGAGAACATGATTAGGTGTCTGGTGAACATCCCCAGTCTGAGGGAGCTCAACCTGAGCAACAATAACCTGAAGGACGTGGGGGTCAAGATGCTCTGCAAAGCCTTCAGGCTGCCCGCCTGTCAACTGGAGAAACTCAT TTTGGCGAGCTGTGGCATCACCCTAGTCAGAGGGTTTCATTTCAACTCTATCCTCAAAGAGCTGGACATCAGCAGGAACCATCTGGGCGACTCGGATGACTGGGCCGATGTCTTGTTCTGCTTGTCTTCATTTGAGACCCTCAG GGTGAGTGACTGTAAACTGACAGAGAAATGCTGTGGGGAGCTGGTTGAAGCTCTCAGCTCCAACCTCACCGACCTGAAAGAGCTGGATCTCTCTGGAAACGACCTGGGAGACCGCGGTGTGAAGACTCTCTACATGGGACTGACGTCCAGGTGTTGTACACTGGAGAGACTGTT tctgagATGCTGTGGGATCACAGTAAAGGGCTGCTCCTCCCTAGCCGTAGCCCTGAAGTCCAGCCGCTCCAGCATCACAGAACTGGGCTTGATGGGAAACGACACGGGAGAAGAAGGACTGAGAATTCTCATTGACATAAGGGACAATCAACGCTATAAACTACAGACTCTAGAGTATGTCCTGGTGCCATCAAAGCGTACAACGAT
- the LOC124021187 gene encoding NACHT, LRR and PYD domains-containing protein 12-like isoform X2: MVKTLQKLHILFCLFNRDVSDSNVVKLSNKLKATLKKKYQSPPGGETEHLFYIHCDLHYPPGESGEVNQHEYIQIKPTFRKRRQWRCSPLGLYFDSELDDERVRIALTKGVSGIGKTSQVRMIILNWAEGKGNQQCTLIFPLPFRELNLLKERLSLIELLYKFFPELKEPGIYNLENFRVGFILDGLDEFRRPLDFKNSPIVTDLTEPSSVPTLLTNLINGNLLPSAAHIWITSRPEAVHHIPLQYINEVTEIEGFTDSQKEEFFRRATIHTDQANAIIHHLKCSKSLYVLCQIPIICSISASVLVRQTWLSDKEYDPGALTPMYTDLLALLQTQNPNTQKMAIKLGELAFKQLVKGNTVVYREDLQECDINCDEGSEFAKVSIPIFREDIGLHQKKIYYFGHTTIQEFFAAMWFNRSCNSPDENLRNAVDMALQSKNGKLDLFLRFLLSFSQSFIQSIAEAGYNSSETLTETVEYIKKKVMENPASPRTLNLLNCLTELGDSSLETDGVSFLNTGIPPDAKYPRAHWSDLAAVLLASESGPIDMLGLEVKKRGDEELLRMLPVIKASQTATLSYHKLTEKSCECLASALTSKVSNLKTLDLSFNTLKDSGVQLLAAGLAKPHCRLERLKLSGCRVKRNGFAALAKALKSNPSHLRELDLSGNEPGESGVFHLVDGLKVVNCKLQILKLSNCKLGLELSRALAVLLIDNPRHLRELDVSMNDLGDRGVKMLMDILKSTQIYKLELYCCQLTEKCCENMIRCLVNIPSLRELNLSNNNLKDVGVKMLCKAFRLPACQLEKLILASCGITLVRGFHFNSILKELDISRNHLGDSDDWADVLFCLSSFETLRVSDCKLTEKCCGELVEALSSNLTDLKELDLSGNDLGDRGVKTLYMGLTSRCCTLERLFLRCCGITVKGCSSLAVALKSSRSSITELGLMGNDTGEEGLRILIDIRDNQRYKLQTLELVWIRWPDSRCRILQPARPGCYQRARFVRPVYRQDNAVKVGIPHPFHHGSGMRAS; encoded by the exons ATGGTTAAAACCCTTCAGAAATTACATATATTGTTTTGTCTATTTAACAGGGATGTCTCTGACTCCAATGTGGTAAAACTCAGCAATAAGCTCAAAGCCACCCTGAAGAAAAAGTACCAAAGTCCGCCAGGGGGGGAAACTGAGCATCTATTTTATATTCATTGTGATCTCCACTATCCACCTGGTGAAAGTGGAGAGGTGAACCAACATGAGTACATTCAAATTAAGCCAACTTTCAGGAAGAGACGCCAATGGAGATGCTCACCCTTAGGCTTATACTTTGATTCTGAACTAGACGACGAGCGAGTCAGAATAGCGCTGACAAAGGGCGTCTCTGGTATTGGCAAAACTAGCCAGGTGCGGATGATTATTCTTAACTGGGCAGAGGGAAAAGGAAACCAGCAATGTACTCTCATATTTCCCCTTCCTTTCCGGGAGCTGAATTTGCTGAAGGAGAGACTGAGTCTGATTGAACTTCTTTACAAATTTTTCCCAGAATTGAAAGAACCTGGCATTTACAACTTGGAGAACTTCAGAGTTGGGTTCATTCTTGACGGGCTGGATGAATTTCGACGTCCTCTCGACTTCAAGAACAGCCCGATAGTGACCGATCTCACAGAGCCCTCCTCCGTGCCGACACTGCTGACAAACCTTATTAACGGTAACCTTCTTCCCTCCGCCGCTCACATATGGATTACATCCAGACCTGAAGCAGTCCATCACATCCCTCTTCAGTACATCAACGAAGTGACAGAAATCGAAGGCTTCACGGACTCTCAGAAAGAGGAGTTCTTCAGGAGAGCAACCATTCACACGGACCAGGCCAATGCAATTATCCACCACTTGAAGTGCTCAAAAAGCCTCTATGTTTTGTGCCAGATACCTATTATCTGTTCGATTTCTGCATCAGTCCTCGTTAGACAGACATGGCTATCCGATAAAGAATATGACCCCGGAGCTCTGACTCCAATGTACACTGACCTACTCGCTCTGTTGCAAACACAGAATCCGAATACCCAGAAGATGGCTATTAAATTGGGGGAACTAGCCTTTAAGCAGTTGGTGAAAGGCAACACGGTTGTCTACAGGGAAGACCTACAAGAGTGCGACATTAACTGTGATGAGGGGTCAGAGTTTGCAAAAGTAAGCATACCCATCTTCAGGGAGGATATTGGGCTGCACCAAAAGAAGATCTACTACTTTGGGCATACCACCATTCAGGAGTTCTTTGCTGCAATGTGGTTTAATCGATCCTGCAACAGCCCAGATGAAAACCTGAGGAATGCAGTGGACATGGCCTTGCAGAGCAAAAACGGAAAGCTGGACCTCTTCCTCCGGTTCCTCCTCAGCTTCTCGCAGAGCTTCATCCAGTCAATCGCAGAGGCCGGCTACAACTCGTCGGAGACACTGACGGAAACGGTAGAGTACATCAAGAAGAAGGTTATGGAGAATCCCGCTTCACCGAGGACCCTCAACCTGCTGAACTGCCTGACGGAACTGGGTGACAGCTCTTTAGAAACTGATGGTGTGAGCTTTCTCAATACGGGAATCCCCCCAGATGCCAAATACCCACGTGCACATTGGTCTGACCTGGCCGCTGTGTTATTGGCATCGGAGTCTGGGCCAATAGACATGCTTGGGTTGGAAGTAAAGAAGAGAGGAGACGAGGAACTTCTGAGGATGCTGCCAGTGATCAAAGCTTCCCAGACAGCCAC GCTGTCATATCACAAACTAACAGAGAAATCCTGTGAATGTCTGGCCTCGGCGCTCACCTCAAAGGTCTCCAATCTGAAAACTCTGGACCTGAGTTTCAACACGCTGAAGGACTCGGGAGTGCAGCTGTTGGCGGCCGGCTTGGCCAAGCCACACTGCCGACTGGAGAGACTGAAACTGTCCGGCTGCAGGGTGAAACGGAATGGCTTTGCAGCTCTGGCCAAAGCTCTCAAATCCAACCCCTCGCACCTGCGAGAGCTGGATCTGAGCGGAAACGAACCGGGAGAATCGGGGGTGTTTCATCTCGTTGACGGACTGAAGGTTGTCAATTGCAAACTGCAGATCCTGAA GCTCTCAAACTGCAAGCTGGGCCTGGAGCTGAGTCGCGCTCTGGCGGTGTTGCTGATAGACAACCCCAGACACCTGCGAGAGCTGGACGTCAGCATGAACGACCTGGGAGACCGGGGGGTGAAGATGCTCATGGACATACTGAAGTCAACCCAGATATACAAACTGGA GTTGTACTGTTGTCAGCTCACTGAGAAATGCTGTGAGAACATGATTAGGTGTCTGGTGAACATCCCCAGTCTGAGGGAGCTCAACCTGAGCAACAATAACCTGAAGGACGTGGGGGTCAAGATGCTCTGCAAAGCCTTCAGGCTGCCCGCCTGTCAACTGGAGAAACTCAT TTTGGCGAGCTGTGGCATCACCCTAGTCAGAGGGTTTCATTTCAACTCTATCCTCAAAGAGCTGGACATCAGCAGGAACCATCTGGGCGACTCGGATGACTGGGCCGATGTCTTGTTCTGCTTGTCTTCATTTGAGACCCTCAG GGTGAGTGACTGTAAACTGACAGAGAAATGCTGTGGGGAGCTGGTTGAAGCTCTCAGCTCCAACCTCACCGACCTGAAAGAGCTGGATCTCTCTGGAAACGACCTGGGAGACCGCGGTGTGAAGACTCTCTACATGGGACTGACGTCCAGGTGTTGTACACTGGAGAGACTGTT tctgagATGCTGTGGGATCACAGTAAAGGGCTGCTCCTCCCTAGCCGTAGCCCTGAAGTCCAGCCGCTCCAGCATCACAGAACTGGGCTTGATGGGAAACGACACGGGAGAAGAAGGACTGAGAATTCTCATTGACATAAGGGACAATCAACGCTATAAACTACAGACTCTAGA